One segment of Triticum aestivum cultivar Chinese Spring chromosome 2A, IWGSC CS RefSeq v2.1, whole genome shotgun sequence DNA contains the following:
- the LOC123186905 gene encoding tRNA (adenine(58)-N(1))-methyltransferase non-catalytic subunit TRM6 isoform X1, translating into MAQPPTAVIPREAWEGCSVLLDINDGDRLAFFRLTPGATVKIGDKSCSLQPLLGRPFGSLFRVGPDGLLPCQDDDKPRDGGAAEGQAQEETKDNRSLVDNNTAQTLSSEDIEAMKREGASGDAIVEALIANSSTFGNKTVFSQEKYKLKKQKKYAPKVLLRRPSTRSICETYFKKYPARIGFMRVDTLSLLLSMANVGAYSDVLAVDMVGGLVVGAVAERLGGTGYVCSTYLGSAPSSIDIIRMYNLNSEMSSRIFQAPLSNLCSLKSSGNAPGSVQGDAVEPSAVPDESLQSSLEKPSDTEVSDGNAQSTTAQPIVIEAPEPSTDEHLNRGDIPIDIEAPEPATDEHLNQGDISMPDCKGNNGNSIAPKAPRAGKAPSPERMKYWGEHGFSSLIVAAPGHEVESVVADLLPLLSYSAPFAIYHQYLQPLATCMHSLQVSKMAIGLQITEPWLREYQVLPLRSHPHMQMNAFGGYILSGIRVHKPDPSGARVQEKSSGATESMLVSL; encoded by the exons ATGGCGCAGCCGCCGACGGCGGTGATACCGCGGGAGGCGTGGGAGGGGTGCAGCGTGCTCCTCGACATCAACGACGGCGACCGCCTCGCCTTCTTCCGCCTCACCCCCGGCGC GACGGTGAAGATAGGGGACAAGAGCTGCTCGCTGCAGCCGCTGCTCGGCCGCCCCTTCGGCTCCCTCTTCCGGGTCggccccgacggcctcctcccctgccAAG ATGATGATAAGCCGCGAGACGGCGGTGCCGCGGAGGGCCAGGCGCAGGAAGAGACCAAGGACAATAGGTCCCTGGTCGACAATAACACCGCGCAGACGCTGTCCAGCGAGGACATCGAGGCAATGAAGCG GGAGGGTGCGAGCGGTGACGCGATAGTGGAGGCTTTGATAGCGAATAGCTCCACATTTGGAAATAAGACTGTGTTCTCACAA GAGAAATACAAGCTCAAGAAACAAAAGAAATATGCGCCTAAAGTGCTCTTGCGACGCCCCTCTACCAGAAG CATTTGTGAGACATATTTCAAGAAGTATCCAGCTCGAATAGG GTTTATGCGAGTTGATACGCTCTCCCTCTTGTTGTCAATGGCAAATGTTGGTGCATATTCAGATGTGCTTGCCGTTGATATGGTTGGGGGTTTAGTTGTTGGAGCTGTAGCTGAACGCTTAGGAG GTACAGGATATGTTTGTAGCACATATCTTGGATCAGCGCCCAGCTCTATAGACATAATAAGAATGTATAATTTGAACAGCGAGATGAGCAGCAG GATTTTCCAGGCACCACTTAGCAACTTGTGCTCCTTGAAAAGTTCTGGCAATGCTCCTGGTAGCGTTCAAGGTGATGCGGTCGAACCTAGTGCAGTACCAGACGAGAGTCTTCAGTCATCCCTGGAAAAACCATCTGATACAGAAGTATCAGATGGGAATGCGCAGTCAACGACAGCGCAGCCAATTGTTATAGAGGCCCCTGAGCCTTCAACGGATGAGCACCTTAATCGAGGTGACATTCCAATTGATATAGAGGCCCCTGAGCCTGCAACGGATGAGCACCTTAATCAAGGTGACATTTCTATGCCGG ATTGCAAAGGAAATAATGGCAATTCAATAGCTCCCAAAGCACCGAGAGCAGGAAAAGCACCCTCACCGGAGAGGATGAAATATTGGGGAGAACATGGCTTTAGCAG TTTGATTGTCGCTGCTCCTGGGCACGAGGTGGAGAGTGTGGTTGCTGATTTGCTTCCACTCTTGTCTTACTCGGCCCCGTTTGCTATTTATCACCAGTATCTTCAG CCTCTTGCGACTTGCATGCATAGTTTGCAAGTATCGAAAATGGCTATTGGGTTACAGATAACTGAACCCTGGCTTCGAGAGTATCAG GTCCTTCCATTGCGCAGCCACCCACACATGCAGATGAACGCGTTTGGTGGGTATATCTTGAGCGGCATCCGGGTACACAAGCCAGACCCGTCGGGAGCACGAGTGCAAGAGAAGTCATCTGGTGCAACGGAGAGCATGCTTGTCTCGTTGTAA
- the LOC123186905 gene encoding tRNA (adenine(58)-N(1))-methyltransferase non-catalytic subunit TRM6 isoform X2 has product MNDDKPRDGGAAEGQAQEETKDNRSLVDNNTAQTLSSEDIEAMKREGASGDAIVEALIANSSTFGNKTVFSQEKYKLKKQKKYAPKVLLRRPSTRSICETYFKKYPARIGFMRVDTLSLLLSMANVGAYSDVLAVDMVGGLVVGAVAERLGGTGYVCSTYLGSAPSSIDIIRMYNLNSEMSSRIFQAPLSNLCSLKSSGNAPGSVQGDAVEPSAVPDESLQSSLEKPSDTEVSDGNAQSTTAQPIVIEAPEPSTDEHLNRGDIPIDIEAPEPATDEHLNQGDISMPDCKGNNGNSIAPKAPRAGKAPSPERMKYWGEHGFSSLIVAAPGHEVESVVADLLPLLSYSAPFAIYHQYLQPLATCMHSLQVSKMAIGLQITEPWLREYQVLPLRSHPHMQMNAFGGYILSGIRVHKPDPSGARVQEKSSGATESMLVSL; this is encoded by the exons ATGA ATGATGATAAGCCGCGAGACGGCGGTGCCGCGGAGGGCCAGGCGCAGGAAGAGACCAAGGACAATAGGTCCCTGGTCGACAATAACACCGCGCAGACGCTGTCCAGCGAGGACATCGAGGCAATGAAGCG GGAGGGTGCGAGCGGTGACGCGATAGTGGAGGCTTTGATAGCGAATAGCTCCACATTTGGAAATAAGACTGTGTTCTCACAA GAGAAATACAAGCTCAAGAAACAAAAGAAATATGCGCCTAAAGTGCTCTTGCGACGCCCCTCTACCAGAAG CATTTGTGAGACATATTTCAAGAAGTATCCAGCTCGAATAGG GTTTATGCGAGTTGATACGCTCTCCCTCTTGTTGTCAATGGCAAATGTTGGTGCATATTCAGATGTGCTTGCCGTTGATATGGTTGGGGGTTTAGTTGTTGGAGCTGTAGCTGAACGCTTAGGAG GTACAGGATATGTTTGTAGCACATATCTTGGATCAGCGCCCAGCTCTATAGACATAATAAGAATGTATAATTTGAACAGCGAGATGAGCAGCAG GATTTTCCAGGCACCACTTAGCAACTTGTGCTCCTTGAAAAGTTCTGGCAATGCTCCTGGTAGCGTTCAAGGTGATGCGGTCGAACCTAGTGCAGTACCAGACGAGAGTCTTCAGTCATCCCTGGAAAAACCATCTGATACAGAAGTATCAGATGGGAATGCGCAGTCAACGACAGCGCAGCCAATTGTTATAGAGGCCCCTGAGCCTTCAACGGATGAGCACCTTAATCGAGGTGACATTCCAATTGATATAGAGGCCCCTGAGCCTGCAACGGATGAGCACCTTAATCAAGGTGACATTTCTATGCCGG ATTGCAAAGGAAATAATGGCAATTCAATAGCTCCCAAAGCACCGAGAGCAGGAAAAGCACCCTCACCGGAGAGGATGAAATATTGGGGAGAACATGGCTTTAGCAG TTTGATTGTCGCTGCTCCTGGGCACGAGGTGGAGAGTGTGGTTGCTGATTTGCTTCCACTCTTGTCTTACTCGGCCCCGTTTGCTATTTATCACCAGTATCTTCAG CCTCTTGCGACTTGCATGCATAGTTTGCAAGTATCGAAAATGGCTATTGGGTTACAGATAACTGAACCCTGGCTTCGAGAGTATCAG GTCCTTCCATTGCGCAGCCACCCACACATGCAGATGAACGCGTTTGGTGGGTATATCTTGAGCGGCATCCGGGTACACAAGCCAGACCCGTCGGGAGCACGAGTGCAAGAGAAGTCATCTGGTGCAACGGAGAGCATGCTTGTCTCGTTGTAA